A section of the Indicator indicator isolate 239-I01 chromosome 26, UM_Iind_1.1, whole genome shotgun sequence genome encodes:
- the LOC128975622 gene encoding E3 ubiquitin-protein ligase DTX1-like: MARQGTGAMLASSGLGFPPQNLARVVVWEWLNEHGRWRPYSAAVCHHIENVLKEDARGSVVLGQVDVQLAPYVIDLQSMHQFRQDTGTMRPVRRNFYDPSSAPGKGIVWEWENDNNSWTPYDMDICITIQNAYEKQHPWLDLSSLGFCYLIYFSSMSQMNRQTQRKRRLRRRMDLAYPLTMGSIPKSQSWPVGTSTGTPCSCPQCLLVNSTRAASNAILASQRRKLYPGAVRQSSTFAGGALWPAGTGTVAAAGGTAKGEGLRVPGGAFTPGQSVPTGAPLPGLNNLNQPGTQRGAGLGARATVPPGVPALPVKNLNGTGPVHPALAGMTGILMCAAGLPVCLTRAPKPILHPPPVSKSDIKPVPGVNGICRKTKKKHLKKSKTPEDVVRRYIQKVKNPPDE; this comes from the exons ATGGCACGGCAGGGCACGGGGGCCATGCTGGCCTCTAGTGGCCTGGGCTTCCCTCCGCAGAACCTGGCCCGTGTGGTGGTGTGGGAGTGGCTGAACGAGCACGGGCGCTGGCGGCCCTACTCGGCTGCTGTCTGCCACCACATCGAGAATGTGCTGAAGGAGGATGCCCGTGGCAGTGTGGTGCTGGGCCAGGTCGACGTCCAGCTGGCACCCTACGTCATCGACCTGCAGTCCATGCACCAGTTCCGGCAGGACACAG GGACCATGCGCCCCGTGCGGAGGAACTTCTACGACCCCTCCTCAGCCCCGGGGAAGGGCATCGTGTGGGAATGGGAGAACGACAACAACTCATGGACGCCCTACGACATGGACATCTGCATCACCATCCAGAACGCCTACGAGAAGCAGCACCCCTGGCTGGACCTCTCCTCCCTGGGCTTCTGCTACCTCATCTACTTCAGCAGCATGTCCCAAATGAACCGGCAGACCCAGCGCAAGCGGCGGCTGCGGCGCCGCATGGACCTGGCCTACCCCCTCACCATGGGCTCCATCCCCAAGTCCCAGTCGTGGCCAGTGGGCACCAGCACGGGGacgccctgctcctgcccccagtgcctgctggtCAACAGCACCCGCGCCGCCTCCAACGCCATCCTGGCGTCCCAGCGCCGCAAGCTCTACCCGGGAGCCGTCCGCCAGAGCAGCACCTTCGCCGGGGGTGCCTTATGGCCGGCGGGGACGGGGACGGTGGCGGCGGCGGGTGGCACGGCCAAGGGTGAGGGGCTGCGGGTGCCCGGCGGGGCCTTCACCCCCGGCCAGAGCGTGCCTACGGGGGCACCGCTGCCCGGGCTCAACAACCtcaaccagcctggcacccaGCGGGGGGCTGGACTCGGCGCCCGTGCCACCGTCCCCCCGGG GGTGCCagccctcccagtgaagaatcTGAACGGCACCGgccctgtccatcctgcccTCGCAG GGATGACGGGCATCCTGatgtgtgctgctgggctgcccgTCTGCCTGACCCGTGCCCCCAAGCCCATCCTGCACCCGCCGCCTGTCAGCAAGAGCGACATCAAACCTGTGCCCGGAGTCAACGGCATCTGcaggaaaaccaaaaagaagCACCTCAAAAAGA